The Papaver somniferum cultivar HN1 chromosome 3, ASM357369v1, whole genome shotgun sequence genome includes a region encoding these proteins:
- the LOC113356482 gene encoding uncharacterized protein LOC113356482, giving the protein MITCKEVSNLSFTSSPTSSSSQQFKYRSRNHIKNLSFSWLLQSHPHSSPSLRNKCKVFSSVERNNTNSRSSTSGRSSTKEQIIREAEHKEESEERKVHCEVEVISWRERRIKATVLVDADIDSVWDSLTDYERLADFIPNLICSGRIPCPHPGRIWLEQRGLQRALYWHIEARVVLDLQEFPNAANGRELHFSMVDGDFKKFEGKWSIKSGTRSCTTDLSYEVNVIPRFNFPAIFLERIIRSDLPVNLQAVSRRSEMNQKILLATSKVDFAPPYTHLVGALSQKDHLLSSEVKNYSNTNVAPLPPPSSDLSSNWGVFGKVCGLDRPCVVDEVHFRRFDGLLEDGGVHRCVVASITVKAPVREVWNVLTAYEKLPEIVPNLAISKILSRENNKVRILQEGCKGLLYMVLHARVVLDLCEKLEEEISFKQVEGDFDSFWGRWRLEQHGTDHTQLKYIVESKMHRDSFLSEAIVEEVIYEDLPSNLCAIRDFIEKREAKNSSETCEDFRFSEENIPQNGMETARGEPDEQASELGSCNTLRKRPRVPGLQKDIEVLKAELLTFISKNGQEGFMPMRKQLRLHGRVDIEKAITRMGGFRKIATILNLSLAYKHRKPKGYWDNLENLQEEISRFQRSWGTDPAYMPSRKSFERAGRYDIARALEKWGGLHEVSRLLLLKVRYPSRQVNPGRDKKTDEDVTASDNGRDPSEENKSYSKPYVSQDTEKWLQQLKHLDVNWME; this is encoded by the exons ATGATCACTTGCAAGGAGGTTTCAAACCTCAGTTTCACTTCAtcaccaacatcatcatcatcccagCAATTCAAGTACAGAAGTAGAAACCATATAAAAAACTTGAGTTTTTCATGGTTACTTCAATCTCATCCTCACTCTTCACCATCGCTTAGAAACAAATGCAAGGTTTTTTCTTCAGTTGAAAGAAACAATACAAACTCAAGAAGTAGTACTAGTGGTAGAAGTTCCACTAAAGAACAGATAATCAGAGAAGCTGAACATAAGgaagaaagtgaagaaagaaAAGTGCACTGTGAAGTAGAAGTTATTTCGTGGAGAGAAAGGAGAATTAAGGCAACTGTTTTAGTTGATGCTGATATTGATTCTGTTTGGGATTCTTTAACTGATTATGAAAGACTTGCTGATTTCATTCCTAATCTCATTTGCAG TGGAAGAATTCCTTGTCCTCATCCGGGACGTATATGGTTAGAGCAAAGAGGTCTGCAGCGTGCATTGTATTGGCATATCGAAGCTCGCGTTGTATTGGATCTCCAAGAATTCCCCAATGCA GCCAATGGTCGCGAACTCCACTTTTCCATGGTAGATGGCGACTTTAAGAAGTTCGAAGGGAAATGGTCGATAAAATCTGGAACTAG GTCATGCACAACCGATTTAAGTTATGAGGTCAATGTaatcccaagattcaattttccTGCCATTTTCCTGGAGAGGATTATTAGATCAGATCTTCCTGTAAATCTTCAAGCTGTATCTCGTAGGTCTGAAATGAATCAAAAAATACTACTGGCAACTTCTAAGGTTGATTTTGCTCCCCCTTACACACACCTTGTTGGTGCATTATCTCAAAAGGATCATTTGCTCTCCAGTGAAGTCAAGAACTACTCCAATACTAATGTTGCTCCATTACCCCCGCCTTCGAGTGATTTGAGCAGTAACTGGGGTGTATTCGGAAAAGTTTGCGGACTTGATAGGCCTTGCGTGGTGGATGAAGTTCATTTTCGCAGATTTGATGGCCTACTG GAAGACGGAGGAGTTCATCGTTGTGTTGTTGCTAGCATTACAGTGAAGGCTCCTGTTCGTGAAGTGTGGAATGTTTTGACTGCATATGAAAAATTGCCTGA AATTGTTCCGAATTTAGCTATCAGTAAGATTTTATCACGGGAAAACAACAAGGTTCGCATTCTTCAG GAAGGCTGCAAGGGATTATTATATATGGTGCTTCATGCGCGCGTTGTTCTGGATTTGTGCGAAAAGCTTGAAGAAGAGATTAGTTTTAAGCAGGTCGAAGGAGATTTTGATTCGTTCTGGGGAAGATGGCGTTTAGAGCAACATGGAACTGATCATACACAACTCAAGTACATTGTGGAGTCAAAGATGCACAGAGATTCCTTTCTCTCTGAAGCTATTGTAGAAGAA GTTATATATGAAGATCTCCCATCAAATTTATGTGCTATTCGTGATTTCATTGAAAAACGTGAAGCAAAAAATTCTTCAGAGACATGTGAGGACTTCAGATTCTCAGAGGAAAACATACCACAGAACGGCATGGAGACTGCACGTGGCGAGCCAGATGAGCAGGCTTCTGAACTTGGTAGCTGTAATACGTTGAGAAAAAGACCCAGGGTTCCTGGCCTGCAAAAGGATATTGAAGTTCTCAAAGCTGAGCTCCTGacctttatttcaaaaaatggGCAGGAAGGTTTTATGCCAATGAGAAAGCAACTTCGGTTACACGGAAGGGTGGACATTGAAAAGGCCATTACACGCATGGGAGGATTCCGGAAAATTGCAACAATACTGAACCTTTCTCTTGCTTATAAACACCGTAAACCCAAGGGTTATTGGGACAACCTCGAAAATTTGCAAGAAGAG ATTAGTCGATTCCAGAGGAGCTGGGGAACGGATCCCGCTTATATGCCCAGTAGAAAATCTTTTGAACGTGCAG GGCGTTATGACATTGCGCGAGCACTGGAAAAATGGGGTGGCCTTCATGAAGTTTCGCGGCTTTTGTTGCTTAAAGTCAGATATCCGAGCAGACAGGTTAACCCGGGCAGGGATAAGAAAACCGATGAAGACGTTACAGCATCCGATAATGGGAGAGACCCGAGCGAAGAAAATAAGTCATATAGCAAACCCTATGTCTCTCAAGATACTGAGAAATGGCTCCAGCAGCTGAAGCATTTAGATGTCAATTGGATGGAATGA